From Skermanella sp. TT6, a single genomic window includes:
- a CDS encoding DEAD/DEAH box helicase: MTRPFRRHQEMVSNIVRAIAGRQTDVRDILAAVTPGGGKSLLPVIAAARLIEAGVADRVCWIVPRDSLRLQAEEAFIDPVWRTALGHSLTVRAAENSPDPCRGLQGYVTTYQAVAAAPELHLAEFQRHRYLLAIDELHHLPALSDLDNLTNAADETAWSHSILPLLELSAVRLLMSGTLQRTDGKAILWLPYKQPQGARRTREIDFNAESWAIVGYSRRQALAERAVLPVTFGALDGDAEWRDPLSQQRTVESLSQSGELAHDALFTVLRTEFADALLRVAYRACRDHRAARRKAMGARPGDDVRGLGKLLVVAPDQATAWRYVESLRSRFPQDLREIMVRAAMSDVADSQEAIAEFRMRPFPAILVTVSMAYEGMDCPEITHIACLTHIRSRPWLEQMIARATRVDPHAGDYDGQSALVYHPDDPMFRSFRHQIETEQGTKARVPKRRAQHALPLDGIDRERAPAITPLHSNATALRFDTVAPGPDFGSPAPPTPADGLQVQPGLPLLEPPSIAEHRLRQRIGQMVAAQVIEDEDAHLIRRNSGYHAYNAILKRVLGKSRAEMTLAELEAAVGWLERNRLSDHSALIDNDPQYRWSSSRRSGTIRLGPHKF; the protein is encoded by the coding sequence ATGACCCGGCCCTTCCGCCGTCATCAGGAGATGGTCAGCAACATTGTCCGCGCCATCGCCGGACGGCAGACCGACGTGCGCGACATCCTCGCGGCCGTCACCCCGGGCGGCGGGAAGAGCCTGCTGCCGGTCATCGCGGCGGCCCGGCTGATCGAGGCGGGCGTCGCCGACCGGGTCTGCTGGATCGTCCCGCGCGACAGCCTCCGGCTCCAGGCGGAGGAGGCGTTCATCGATCCGGTATGGCGTACGGCTCTCGGCCACAGCCTGACCGTGCGGGCTGCCGAGAATTCTCCCGACCCCTGCCGCGGCCTGCAGGGTTACGTCACGACATACCAGGCGGTCGCGGCGGCGCCCGAACTCCATCTGGCCGAGTTCCAGCGGCATCGGTACCTGCTGGCGATCGACGAGCTTCACCATCTGCCGGCCCTCTCGGACCTCGACAACCTGACCAACGCCGCCGACGAGACAGCCTGGAGCCACAGCATCCTGCCACTGCTGGAACTGTCCGCGGTGCGGCTGCTAATGTCCGGCACATTGCAGAGGACGGACGGCAAGGCGATCCTCTGGTTGCCGTACAAACAGCCCCAGGGAGCCCGCCGGACGCGCGAGATCGACTTCAACGCGGAAAGCTGGGCGATCGTCGGGTACAGCCGCCGGCAGGCCCTGGCCGAACGCGCCGTCCTGCCGGTCACGTTCGGCGCCCTGGACGGCGATGCGGAATGGCGCGACCCGCTGTCCCAGCAGCGCACGGTCGAATCCCTGTCCCAGTCCGGGGAACTGGCCCACGACGCGCTCTTCACGGTCCTGCGGACGGAATTCGCGGATGCCCTGCTGCGGGTCGCCTACCGGGCCTGCCGCGACCATCGCGCGGCCCGCCGGAAAGCCATGGGCGCCAGGCCGGGCGACGACGTCCGGGGGCTCGGCAAGCTGCTGGTCGTCGCCCCCGACCAGGCTACCGCGTGGCGCTATGTCGAGAGCCTGCGATCCCGATTCCCGCAGGACCTGCGGGAGATCATGGTGCGCGCCGCCATGAGCGACGTCGCGGACTCCCAGGAAGCCATCGCGGAGTTCCGCATGCGCCCTTTTCCGGCCATCCTGGTGACGGTCTCGATGGCGTACGAGGGCATGGACTGCCCCGAGATCACCCACATCGCCTGCCTGACCCACATCCGGTCGCGGCCCTGGCTGGAGCAGATGATCGCCCGCGCGACGCGGGTCGATCCCCATGCCGGCGACTATGACGGCCAGTCCGCCCTGGTCTACCACCCCGACGATCCGATGTTCCGCAGCTTCCGCCACCAGATCGAGACGGAACAGGGCACCAAGGCGCGGGTGCCGAAGCGCCGCGCCCAGCACGCCCTGCCGCTCGACGGCATCGACCGCGAACGCGCCCCCGCGATCACGCCGCTGCACTCCAACGCGACCGCGCTTCGGTTCGACACCGTGGCGCCCGGCCCCGATTTCGGCTCGCCCGCCCCTCCGACGCCGGCGGATGGCCTCCAGGTCCAGCCCGGCCTGCCGCTGCTCGAACCGCCGTCGATCGCCGAGCACCGGCTTCGCCAGCGCATCGGGCAGATGGTCGCCGCCCAGGTGATCGAGGACGAGGACGCGCACCTGATCCGCCGCAACTCCGGCTATCATGCCTACAACGCGATCCTCAAGCGGGTCCTGGGGAAAAGTCGCGCCGAGATGACCCTGGCCGAACTGGAGGCGGCGGTGGGCTGGCTGGAGCGCAACCGGCTGAGCGACCATTCGGCCCTGATCGACAACGACCCGCAGTACCGCTGGTCCTCCTCCCGGCGGAGTGGCACGATCCGCCTCGGTCCCCATAAGTTCTGA
- a CDS encoding MMPL family transporter: protein MQTFGRHVLERWVGLVCRWPVATVLLSLLLAGAAGWYASTHLGINTSTTDMISPEVPFRQHTETYRKAFPFIDDQIVVVVDADGPERADAAALRLADLLRRRTDVLHGVEVPSADPYFDRYGLLFLEPEALQDLVTRLAGAQAALGLLSADPSLGGIAGMLDLVLGHAGEGTPAELGGLLDSMASAAEQVGQGQPARLSWTGLVAGAGLDRLGDRRFVLVRPVVDDASLARGRPALDAVRAAIADLGREEDGQGVTARVTGTVALRQTELDTVAAGATMASVLSFVLVSLVLIVGIRSARMIIAILVTLVIGLLWTSGLAALTVGQLNLISVTFAVMFFGLGDDFGGHLGLRYQEELVAAGPGGRPARLAAERATVAVGPALTLSALCAAIGFVSFVPTDYRGLAEFGIISGLGMGVALFSSVTVLPALLTLLRPGPGTRAETRENVAFADWIDRNSQAILIAGGLAFLIAAALLPQARLDANPLNLQDETTEAVRTYRDLANSPDTSPYGVNILAGDLASADAAAERLRGLPGVGQVRTASSYVPPGQDEKLAAIGDLALILAPSLSAAAAPPPGDPVGALERLQAILARYEDLPEVRRFAEAVARLPAGAETAAALDRALTGSLPVLIDRLALGLEVERPATLEDLPPSLARRWIADDGRARIEVLPDRDISDSRAMAEFAGPILAAEPTAVGAPVTVTEASRIILASFGQAVAVTLALIVLLLIVVQRSATGIALILAPLIVASVYTLAASVLLGMPFNFANIIVIPLLFGLGVSSSIHMVMRGQDLLGERAPGRRFGVDLLVTSTPRAVLLTALTTSTAFATLAVSRHHGLSSMGILLAVAILATVVCALILLPALMIQLERMRR from the coding sequence TTGCAGACCTTCGGCCGGCATGTGCTGGAACGCTGGGTAGGACTGGTCTGCCGCTGGCCGGTGGCCACCGTCCTGCTCTCCCTTCTGCTCGCGGGGGCGGCCGGCTGGTACGCATCCACCCATCTGGGCATCAATACCAGCACGACGGACATGATCTCCCCGGAGGTTCCGTTCCGGCAGCATACCGAAACCTATCGAAAGGCCTTTCCCTTCATCGACGACCAGATCGTCGTGGTGGTCGATGCCGACGGGCCGGAGCGGGCGGATGCCGCGGCGCTTCGCTTGGCGGATCTCCTGCGGCGGCGGACGGATGTCCTGCACGGGGTCGAGGTGCCGTCCGCCGATCCCTATTTCGACCGCTACGGCCTGCTGTTCCTGGAACCCGAGGCACTCCAGGATCTGGTCACCCGCTTGGCCGGCGCCCAGGCCGCCCTCGGCCTGCTGAGCGCCGATCCGTCTCTGGGCGGAATCGCCGGCATGCTGGATCTTGTCCTCGGGCACGCCGGCGAAGGCACGCCGGCCGAACTGGGCGGTCTGCTGGACTCCATGGCGTCCGCCGCGGAACAGGTCGGCCAAGGGCAGCCGGCCCGCCTGTCGTGGACCGGGCTGGTCGCCGGCGCCGGACTGGACAGGCTCGGCGACCGGCGCTTCGTGCTCGTCCGGCCGGTGGTGGACGACGCTTCCCTGGCCCGCGGCCGTCCGGCCCTGGACGCGGTGCGCGCCGCCATCGCGGATCTCGGGCGGGAGGAGGACGGCCAGGGCGTCACCGCGCGGGTGACGGGAACGGTGGCTCTGCGCCAGACCGAACTGGACACGGTCGCGGCCGGCGCCACGATGGCCAGTGTGCTGTCCTTCGTCCTGGTCTCGCTGGTGCTGATCGTCGGGATCCGGTCGGCCCGGATGATTATCGCCATCCTCGTGACGCTGGTGATCGGCCTGCTCTGGACCTCGGGGCTCGCGGCCCTGACGGTCGGACAGCTCAACCTGATCTCGGTGACCTTCGCCGTGATGTTCTTCGGCCTGGGCGACGATTTCGGCGGGCATCTCGGCTTGCGCTACCAGGAGGAACTGGTCGCTGCCGGCCCGGGCGGCAGGCCGGCGCGGCTCGCCGCCGAGCGCGCCACCGTCGCGGTCGGTCCCGCGCTGACGCTCAGCGCGCTCTGCGCCGCCATCGGGTTCGTCTCGTTCGTGCCGACCGATTACAGGGGCCTCGCCGAGTTCGGCATCATCTCGGGCCTGGGCATGGGAGTCGCGCTGTTCTCCAGCGTCACGGTGCTGCCCGCGCTGCTGACGCTGCTGCGCCCCGGACCGGGCACCCGGGCGGAGACCCGCGAGAACGTCGCCTTCGCCGACTGGATCGACCGCAACAGCCAGGCGATCCTGATCGCCGGCGGCCTGGCCTTCCTGATCGCCGCCGCTCTGCTGCCGCAGGCCCGGCTGGATGCCAACCCGCTGAACCTCCAGGACGAAACGACCGAGGCGGTGCGGACCTACCGCGATCTGGCGAACTCCCCCGACACCTCCCCGTATGGCGTCAATATCCTGGCAGGCGACCTCGCGTCCGCCGACGCCGCCGCCGAACGGCTGCGCGGCCTGCCCGGCGTCGGCCAGGTCCGGACCGCCTCCAGCTACGTTCCGCCCGGGCAGGACGAGAAGCTGGCGGCCATCGGCGACCTCGCCCTGATCCTCGCGCCCAGCCTCTCGGCCGCTGCCGCTCCTCCGCCCGGGGATCCCGTCGGCGCGCTGGAGCGCCTGCAGGCGATCCTCGCCCGGTACGAGGACCTGCCCGAGGTCCGCCGCTTCGCCGAAGCGGTCGCGCGTTTGCCGGCGGGAGCGGAGACGGCGGCTGCCCTGGACCGTGCCCTGACCGGCAGCCTGCCAGTCCTCATCGACCGGCTCGCCCTAGGGCTGGAGGTCGAGCGGCCCGCCACGCTGGAGGACCTGCCGCCATCGCTGGCGCGCCGCTGGATCGCCGACGACGGGCGGGCGCGGATCGAGGTCCTGCCCGACCGGGACATCTCCGACAGCAGGGCCATGGCGGAATTCGCCGGGCCGATCCTGGCGGCCGAACCGACCGCCGTCGGCGCTCCCGTGACGGTCACGGAGGCCAGCCGGATCATCCTGGCTTCCTTCGGCCAGGCGGTCGCGGTGACGCTCGCCTTGATCGTGCTGCTGCTGATCGTGGTCCAGCGCAGCGCCACGGGGATCGCGCTGATCCTGGCGCCGCTGATCGTCGCGTCGGTCTATACCCTCGCGGCCTCGGTCCTGCTGGGGATGCCGTTCAATTTCGCCAACATCATCGTGATCCCGCTGCTGTTCGGGTTGGGCGTGTCCAGCAGCATCCATATGGTCATGCGCGGGCAGGATCTTCTGGGCGAGCGGGCGCCCGGCCGCCGGTTCGGCGTGGATCTTCTGGTCACCAGCACGCCCAGGGCAGTCCTGCTGACCGCGCTGACCACCAGCACCGCCTTCGCCACGCTCGCCGTATCACGCCACCACGGCCTGTCGAGCATGGGCATCCTGCTGGCTGTCGCCATCCTCGCCACCGTCGTCTGCGCGCTGATCCTGCTGCCGGCCCTGATGATCCAACTGGAACGGATGAGACGATGA
- a CDS encoding ABC transporter substrate-binding protein: MIASLARTALVLLILSLAGTARADQPADPVARLNDGILALMRAAESGTPAAARLGDFEPVVRGSFDLETSLRVAVPGYDRALEAERRALLDAFVRRNAAQYVSRFDGYSGETIEIAGERSGPRNTTLVETRLLRPRGSPVVLTYVVRRMGDGWGIVDVLLNGSVSQLAVQRSDFAATLRSGGIPALIREFDAYADGVTG; this comes from the coding sequence ATGATCGCCTCCCTGGCCCGTACCGCGCTGGTCCTCCTTATTCTCTCGCTCGCCGGGACGGCCCGGGCCGACCAGCCGGCCGACCCGGTCGCCCGGCTCAACGACGGGATCCTCGCGCTCATGCGCGCGGCCGAATCCGGAACTCCGGCCGCGGCGCGCCTGGGCGACTTCGAACCCGTCGTCCGCGGGAGCTTCGACTTGGAAACGTCGCTCCGCGTCGCCGTTCCGGGCTACGACCGGGCGCTGGAGGCCGAGCGCCGCGCCCTGCTCGACGCCTTCGTCCGCCGCAACGCCGCCCAGTATGTCAGCCGCTTCGACGGCTACTCCGGCGAGACCATCGAGATCGCCGGCGAGCGGAGCGGCCCGCGCAACACCACCCTGGTGGAAACCCGCCTGCTGCGTCCGCGGGGCAGTCCCGTCGTCCTGACCTATGTCGTGCGCCGGATGGGAGACGGCTGGGGCATCGTGGACGTCCTGCTGAACGGCAGCGTCAGCCAGCTGGCGGTCCAGCGCTCGGACTTCGCCGCCACCCTGCGCTCCGGCGGCATCCCCGCCCTGATTCGGGAGTTCGACGCCTATGCGGACGGTGTGACGGGGTGA
- a CDS encoding DUF2442 domain-containing protein produces MNTLRRIDKISASAPYLLHVTWRDGRDDVVDMTGVVNGLEIFASLRDPALFATVKVVDWGSGIEWQNGLDYSSDSLAHLAEEQRDMAGPELREWQEEMGLSIQETADLFGVAPSTVKEYRKAGRLPIAWQIACRAMRKDRETFLAHYRPRLAGRPRKLPAG; encoded by the coding sequence ATGAATACACTACGCAGGATCGACAAGATATCCGCCTCGGCACCTTATCTGCTTCATGTCACTTGGCGGGACGGCAGGGATGATGTTGTAGACATGACCGGTGTGGTGAACGGTCTTGAGATATTCGCTTCACTGAGGGATCCCGCGCTATTCGCGACGGTGAAGGTCGTAGACTGGGGCAGCGGGATCGAGTGGCAGAACGGTCTGGACTACTCGTCCGATTCCTTGGCTCATCTCGCCGAGGAACAGCGAGATATGGCCGGACCCGAGTTAAGGGAGTGGCAGGAAGAGATGGGCTTGTCGATCCAGGAAACAGCCGATCTCTTCGGTGTCGCGCCGAGCACGGTGAAGGAGTATCGAAAAGCCGGCAGGCTGCCGATCGCGTGGCAGATCGCGTGCCGCGCGATGCGAAAGGACCGGGAAACGTTCCTTGCACACTATCGGCCGCGCTTGGCCGGTCGGCCAAGGAAGCTGCCGGCGGGCTGA
- a CDS encoding DUF4160 domain-containing protein produces the protein MFWMLPMRMGQVGNVVVRVYPDDIRKHKRPHFHAVGPDDNIVVGLPLLDIIEGSIAPRDKDRVLSWAAENLERLINTWNREDPTIPVKMP, from the coding sequence ATGTTTTGGATGCTGCCGATGAGAATGGGGCAGGTCGGGAATGTCGTCGTACGCGTCTACCCGGATGACATTCGAAAGCACAAGCGGCCTCATTTCCATGCGGTCGGACCAGACGATAACATCGTCGTCGGATTGCCGTTGCTGGACATCATCGAGGGCAGCATCGCGCCAAGAGACAAGGACCGTGTCTTAAGCTGGGCGGCGGAGAATCTGGAACGCCTGATCAATACCTGGAACAGAGAAGATCCGACGATACCGGTGAAGATGCCATGA
- a CDS encoding NAD-dependent epimerase/dehydratase family protein has translation MTASLVTGGCGFLGRHLVAALLARGERVRVLDTAGSASLPPGVDAVIGSVTDASAVAQALDGMDRLYHLAGIPHLWLRDKSGFDQVNRVGTEIVLEQTARRNLDRIVHCSTEAVLIPWPAKGPRMVDENTRTGLDDMAGPYCRSKFLAERAALEAARGGLPVVVVNPTALVGPGDPNGTPPTRMLRMLAAGAMPLHLPCRLNLVDARDAALGHILAAEHGRIGERYILGGETVAMADLIDRVASLTGYSGRSRAIPGRLALAAAHASEWLADHVTHRPPQAPLTGVRLALAGVELDTSKARRDLGFTPRPLAETLADTLRDPA, from the coding sequence ATGACCGCCTCGCTGGTCACCGGCGGATGCGGCTTCCTGGGCCGGCATCTGGTCGCCGCTCTGCTGGCCCGGGGCGAGCGCGTCCGCGTGCTCGATACCGCCGGGTCCGCTTCCCTGCCCCCCGGCGTCGATGCCGTCATCGGGTCGGTCACGGACGCTTCGGCAGTGGCCCAGGCCCTCGACGGCATGGATCGCCTCTACCATCTGGCCGGCATCCCCCATCTCTGGCTGCGGGACAAGTCCGGGTTCGATCAGGTCAACCGCGTCGGCACGGAGATCGTGCTGGAGCAGACCGCGCGCCGGAATCTGGACCGCATCGTCCACTGTTCGACCGAAGCCGTCCTGATCCCGTGGCCCGCCAAAGGCCCGCGGATGGTCGATGAGAACACCCGCACCGGCCTCGACGACATGGCCGGCCCCTATTGCCGGTCGAAGTTCCTGGCGGAACGGGCGGCCCTGGAGGCGGCCCGCGGCGGGCTGCCGGTCGTCGTGGTCAATCCCACCGCCCTGGTCGGCCCCGGCGATCCCAACGGCACGCCGCCGACGCGGATGCTCCGCATGCTCGCAGCCGGCGCCATGCCGCTCCACCTGCCCTGCCGGCTGAACCTGGTCGATGCGCGGGACGCCGCCCTGGGCCACATCCTCGCGGCCGAGCACGGGCGCATCGGCGAACGCTACATCCTGGGCGGCGAGACCGTCGCCATGGCCGACCTGATCGACCGGGTGGCGTCGCTGACCGGGTACTCGGGGAGGAGCCGCGCGATCCCCGGCCGGCTCGCCCTCGCCGCCGCCCATGCGTCGGAATGGCTGGCCGACCATGTGACCCACCGTCCTCCCCAGGCTCCCTTGACGGGCGTGCGGCTGGCGCTGGCCGGGGTCGAGCTGGATACGTCGAAGGCCCGCCGCGACCTGGGTTTCACGCCGCGCCCGCTGGCCGAGACCCTCGCCGACACGCTGCGCGATCCCGCCTGA
- a CDS encoding sulfotransferase family protein, with amino-acid sequence MTTRRRSLMEHPLCGADLRTLSTVLARNGPVPVAYLPQAVAAFGSALGRLPFTAAERAWTAWRLRREPDLPPPLFILGHWRSGTTHLYNVMSRSPRFGFVPPLAVGLPWDVLTLGRLLRPWLEQALPESRYIDNVAVNPDSPQEDEIGLANMIPLSFYHGIYFPSRFDENHAAGVFLDGCGEEDIRRWRDAFVYFLRKVALQQGRDRLLVKNPVHTARVDLLRAIWPDAKFIHIHRDPHEVFVSTVGFYRKLLAQFALQPYDHVDVERVVLETYPRMMSALIEQTRDLPSDRFVEVAFDRFERDPLGEVARIYRTLDLPGFEEARPRFEAYLRTVKGYSKNSYRQDEAVRQRVRQAWAPYVERFGREAAESAG; translated from the coding sequence GTGACGACTCGCAGGCGCAGTTTGATGGAGCATCCGCTGTGCGGCGCCGATCTCCGCACCCTTTCCACCGTCCTGGCGCGCAACGGTCCCGTTCCGGTGGCATATCTGCCGCAGGCGGTGGCGGCCTTCGGCTCGGCCCTGGGGCGGCTGCCGTTCACGGCGGCGGAGCGGGCCTGGACGGCCTGGCGGCTCCGCCGGGAACCGGACCTCCCGCCGCCGCTGTTCATCCTGGGCCACTGGCGGAGCGGCACCACCCACCTCTACAACGTCATGAGCCGGTCGCCCCGGTTCGGCTTCGTGCCGCCGCTGGCGGTGGGGCTGCCCTGGGACGTGCTGACCCTCGGCCGGCTGCTGCGGCCGTGGCTGGAGCAGGCGCTGCCGGAGAGCCGCTACATCGACAATGTCGCGGTCAACCCGGACAGTCCCCAGGAGGACGAGATCGGGCTCGCCAACATGATCCCGCTGTCGTTCTACCACGGGATCTATTTTCCAAGCCGGTTCGACGAGAACCACGCCGCCGGGGTCTTCCTCGACGGCTGCGGCGAGGAGGATATCCGGCGCTGGCGGGACGCCTTCGTCTATTTCCTGCGCAAGGTGGCGCTCCAGCAGGGGCGCGACCGGCTGCTGGTCAAGAACCCGGTCCACACGGCGCGGGTGGACCTGCTGCGGGCGATCTGGCCCGACGCGAAGTTCATCCACATCCACCGCGACCCGCACGAGGTCTTCGTCTCCACCGTCGGCTTCTATCGCAAGCTGCTGGCGCAGTTCGCCCTGCAGCCCTACGATCATGTGGATGTCGAGCGCGTCGTGCTGGAAACCTATCCGCGGATGATGTCCGCCCTGATCGAGCAGACCCGCGACCTGCCGTCCGACCGCTTCGTCGAGGTCGCTTTCGACCGGTTCGAGCGGGATCCGCTGGGCGAGGTCGCACGGATCTACCGGACGCTCGACCTGCCCGGGTTCGAGGAGGCGAGGCCGCGGTTCGAGGCGTACCTGCGCACCGTGAAGGGCTATTCGAAGAACAGCTACCGGCAGGACGAGGCTGTCCGGCAGCGGGTCCGGCAGGCCTGGGCTCCCTACGTGGAGCGCTTCGGGCGGGAGGCGGCGGAATCCGCCGGGTGA
- a CDS encoding Uma2 family endonuclease, which produces MPGSLIPSRSAMQGSGALHFDTGQGDDGGRLSHAAVSANLLVAIHRACPIRQDFHVLSGGVVIHGPAGEEMWPDVVVVQGHCSLGRSRPAAPILAVDVDEGDPSELRWRARRDAYLKVPSLQAYFAASCSDKLVEVHRRFSGSWTSLRFEGHGLVGLPSLGCSVDLKAIYAGLT; this is translated from the coding sequence ATGCCGGGAAGCCTCATTCCCAGCCGCTCCGCCATGCAGGGGAGCGGCGCCCTTCACTTCGACACCGGCCAGGGCGACGACGGCGGCCGGCTGTCCCATGCGGCCGTGTCGGCGAACCTGCTGGTCGCCATCCATCGGGCCTGCCCGATCCGCCAGGATTTCCATGTGCTGAGCGGCGGCGTCGTCATCCACGGCCCGGCGGGCGAGGAAATGTGGCCCGACGTGGTGGTCGTCCAGGGGCATTGCTCGCTCGGGCGCAGCCGGCCGGCCGCACCGATCCTGGCCGTCGACGTGGACGAGGGGGACCCGAGCGAGCTGCGCTGGCGCGCCCGGCGGGACGCCTATCTCAAGGTCCCGTCGCTCCAGGCCTATTTCGCCGCCTCCTGCTCGGACAAGCTGGTCGAGGTCCACCGGCGCTTTTCCGGCTCCTGGACCAGCCTCCGCTTCGAGGGGCACGGGCTGGTCGGGCTGCCTTCGCTGGGCTGCTCGGTGGACCTGAAGGCGATCTACGCCGGCCTGACCTGA
- a CDS encoding ABC transporter substrate-binding protein, with product MAGKTWVAAAIGMALAAFLLTAEAIRNPAASQIPDEVLVVGQIAEPKSLDPHAVTATNDFRILMNLYDGLVRFRSGTLEVEPALARSWKVSEDGRTYTFHLRDGVAFHDGTPFDAEAVKFNFDRMLDDRHPQHDTGPFPLAFFFSAVERTEAVDPLTVRFHLKEPYAPLLSNLAYPTGLLVSPAAVRAAGKEFGRQPVGTGAYRFAQWESNAKVVLERNADYWDGAPTLQAVIFRPLTDANTRLTELLAGGLDLMVEVPPDAVDLLRKAGGFTLYEQAGPHLWFLILNTREGPFKDPRARQAVNLAIDKQALVDQVLQGTATVADGIVPAAFEWAHDDTLEPYPHDPDRARQLLREAGAENAELTFLVAEGGSGMLAPIPMATAIQADLAKVGLKVNIQTYEWNTYLGLVNQGLAGRADMAQMAWMTNDPDTLPFLTLRTEALPESGGFNSGYYSNPEVDRLLVEARRSTDRNERADLYKRIQRIVREDAPWAFVANWKQNGVATDRVKGFELQPSFLLDLAHVSKSGG from the coding sequence ATGGCAGGCAAGACTTGGGTGGCGGCAGCCATCGGCATGGCCCTGGCGGCCTTCCTGCTGACGGCGGAAGCGATCCGCAACCCCGCGGCGTCCCAGATCCCCGACGAAGTCCTGGTCGTCGGCCAGATCGCCGAACCGAAGTCGCTGGACCCGCACGCCGTGACCGCGACCAACGATTTCCGCATCCTGATGAACCTGTATGACGGGCTGGTGCGGTTCCGGAGCGGCACCCTGGAGGTCGAGCCGGCGCTGGCCCGCTCGTGGAAGGTTTCGGAGGACGGCAGGACCTACACCTTCCATCTGCGCGACGGCGTCGCCTTCCACGACGGGACGCCGTTCGACGCCGAGGCGGTCAAGTTCAACTTCGACCGCATGCTCGACGACAGGCACCCACAGCACGACACCGGCCCGTTCCCGCTGGCCTTCTTCTTCAGCGCGGTGGAACGGACCGAGGCGGTCGATCCGCTGACCGTCCGGTTCCACCTGAAGGAACCCTACGCCCCGCTGCTGTCCAACCTGGCCTACCCGACCGGCCTGCTGGTCTCCCCCGCCGCGGTCCGCGCCGCCGGCAAGGAGTTCGGCCGCCAGCCCGTCGGGACCGGCGCCTACCGGTTCGCCCAGTGGGAGAGCAACGCCAAGGTGGTGCTGGAGCGCAACGCCGACTACTGGGACGGCGCGCCGACGCTCCAGGCCGTTATCTTCCGCCCGCTGACCGACGCCAACACCCGGCTGACCGAACTGCTCGCCGGCGGCCTGGACCTGATGGTCGAGGTTCCGCCCGACGCCGTGGACCTGCTCCGGAAGGCGGGCGGCTTCACCCTGTACGAGCAGGCCGGCCCGCATCTCTGGTTCCTGATCCTCAACACCCGGGAAGGTCCCTTCAAGGACCCGCGTGCCCGGCAGGCGGTCAACCTTGCGATCGACAAGCAGGCGCTGGTCGACCAGGTGCTCCAGGGCACCGCGACTGTCGCCGACGGCATCGTGCCCGCCGCCTTCGAGTGGGCCCACGACGACACCCTGGAACCCTATCCCCACGATCCCGACCGCGCCCGCCAGCTCCTGCGCGAGGCCGGGGCCGAGAATGCCGAGCTGACCTTCCTGGTCGCGGAGGGCGGCTCCGGCATGCTGGCGCCGATCCCCATGGCGACGGCGATCCAGGCCGACCTCGCCAAGGTGGGCCTGAAGGTGAATATCCAGACCTACGAGTGGAACACCTATCTGGGACTGGTCAACCAGGGCCTCGCCGGCCGGGCCGACATGGCCCAGATGGCCTGGATGACCAACGACCCGGACACCCTGCCCTTCCTGACCCTGCGGACGGAGGCGCTACCCGAGAGCGGCGGGTTCAATTCCGGCTACTATTCCAACCCGGAGGTGGACCGCCTGCTGGTCGAGGCCCGGCGATCGACCGACCGGAACGAACGGGCCGACCTCTACAAGCGGATCCAGCGCATCGTGCGGGAGGACGCCCCCTGGGCCTTCGTCGCGAACTGGAAGCAGAACGGGGTCGCCACGGACCGCGTCAAGGGGTTCGAGCTCCAGCCGTCGTTCCTGCTCGACCTCGCCCACGTCTCCAAGTCCGGCGGCTAG